CGGTGAGATTGATACATCAACTGTTCTCAACAAGACCAAATACACTCCTCCTAAGCAGCCTCACTACAACCAGGACAAAACTCCCAAGTTCATAAAACTTCTTCAGTTTCTAGTCCCTCTCCTAATCTTGGGTTTGGCTGTTGGCATCCGTTTCTATACAAATTCAACTTAACATTTGAAAGCTCTTGAAGGAAATTGTACTTTAAGAATAAGTGATACTAATCATCATTCTCTCCTCAAAATTATCCTTAATTTGATGGTCTTGGTTGTGATTTTATGTCCTCGATTCCCTTCCTGCAAGTTCTTTTCTAAAAGATCAGCGATTCTTGCTTTTGATGTCGAGTATTGTATTGCAATGAAGAATtatattttcctctatttttggCTGCTTCATCGTGTTTTGTCTTACCTTAAATTCCATGTGTACAACTCAGTAACGGCCCTGTTCCTTCAATGCAGTCCTCTAAACCCTTTTCCAGATATTTGGTCTTTTTAGAGCCATTAATTCTGCCTAGGCTCAATCCAGTGGATGGTATTGGGCGTCTTGTGATCATTTTGTAGGCTCGACACGAACGGTGGATCTTTGCGCAGCCTGATGAGACCAGTGTCAGAAGTTATTTGGGATCGTTTCTGGTTAGGTGTTATTTGCATGATTCGAGATTTTTTTGGTTGTGTCTAGTACGATGTCTCTTCTGCACATTTAAGGCAATGGGAGTTACAGCTCTAGGAAGCAGACGGGTTACGTCTGGTGCCGTTGCGCACAAGAATAGAAGGCGGAACTTAGGCAGTATCGATGTTGATCACATAATTCTTCTGTTTTGGGAGATTTACAAGCATACAGTTTTCATGTTTTTCCAATCTGGGGAACTAAGACATAGGACCAAAAGGGATTCTTGTGGAGCAAACTTTATTCTTCGCATGTTGAGTAGTTTCCTTCCATTGTTCGACACTTACCAGCTTTTCCGCTGAATTAGAGTGCTCTTAattattttcccccttttcagTTAGAAAAGGTACTGCAAAAGCTATGCTTCTTTTACTCTTTTTGGCTGGGCCTAAAGTGCTAAAACTATAGTTAAAACGTTCAATTATCCTACAAATTTCTCGGAAAACATCTTAAATTGATTATATATCTTTTGCTTCCGATTGCTGGTACCCCAGACATTTTTGCTAACCTGTGGCCTTCATTGACTTGGTATATGGATATTTGTAAACTGTCGAGAACCGTATCTTCATGGACTTTACTGCAGATGGGGAGAGTAAAAAAGTAGTGCGTGATTTGCATTCCTTTTATGTTACAAATGAGTTGTCTATTTTgggtcaatttttaatttcgcgCACCAAAGAAAAGGTCCGCTTTCTTAGTCCCGTCAAAGGCAAACCATCAACCCTAGGATTAGGGGATTCATGAGAAATTACTTTCTTGTATTCTAGTTCAAAGTAGTTGACCAAGTAAGAACCGAATCTGAGATCTCGCTTTCCTTGAAGCCCGAAATCTCTTACGCTGTGCCATTTACATCAACGACTGTTGTTCTTTCCAAATTACACGGGGACTTAGAGCAAGGCTttttagggcctgtttgtttatgtttttttttttttttgtttttaaacactttttcttttttttgttcctgggaacaataaaaaacagaaatgcgtttggagtgcgtttgttcctttttttttgttcttttgttagtgaacaaaaaaaacagaaaataagcaataaaacacaaaatttgtgtttcttatttcgaaacacatttgaaacacattttattttcttcttatttttcttcttattttcttcttctttttttctttcgcggccgccggccctcggccatggccggcggccggccgacGAGGACCGGCGGCCTCGCTcggcccacggcgaggccgagctcgccccggcggcgagcctcgcctcgccgagccaccgcccggCGACGCCGACCTAGCGGtggctcggcctcgctcgagcctcgccgccgcccaggcgagctcggcctcgccgaacaggcgagctcgagctcgcccagccaggtgaggccaacctcgcgcCAGCCAggcgagtcggcgtcgccggtggtggccggcgaggccgcgcctcgccggccggggcgagctcggcccgccggatccaggcgagctcgagctcgcccgccaagGCGCAGGCCGAcccgcccggccacggcgagcctcggcctcagGGGACGGCGAGGGGGCCGGCAAGCCTCGGCGtaggctgggcgaggccgccgccaaaagaagaaaaaagaaaaaggaaaaataagaaaaaaatagaaaaaataaaagaaataaaaaaattatataaatttaccaaacgtgtttcgtttttatttttatttaggaacaagtttaccaaacgttttttttgttcaaaaattgttcccgaaacaagaacatgtttttctatttcgtttctgaaacaatttttaaacaaaacgcaaacaaacgcacccttaatctCTCTGATTTTCTTGCCATACTCAAGGTAGTAGTAGCTATGAACTGAAAATGCCAGACAAAACTAGCGGAGCCAAGCCACCTTTGTTGCAGATTCTGTCATGGTCGTTTCACGATAGATGGAAGGATTCCATCCTATGAATTTCCCCTCAAGCAGCCATTACTAGAATGATATTGTACGGCTGAACACTTCCGTGCAAGACAAAGAAAACGTGCTAACTTCGGCAAATTATCAGGACTAAATGCATTTAAACAGGATTAATCCATTCTAACATCTTGGAAAGCTTCTTATACAATATTTTAAAGAGTGAAGAGGGGGCGCCGGGGGTGGTGAGATTGAAATAACTACAGTCCACAATGAACGAGAGAAGTCGATGGGAAGCACGTTGTCTGAAACGAAATCTGTCTTTGATGGTTGTGTTCCAGGCTGGCCTACTACAGCTCATTTCCTTGTTTGGAAACTTGCACTGACTTTCCACCCTCTTGATCCTCACGGATAATTTAAGTtttgttattgttttttttttttttttttggggggtgttaGGGGTGAGGGGATTTGATGAACTTTCTGGGTAACTCTCATTTTGACTTGTCATTGATATTGTCCAATCctaagaaaacaagaaaaaattttccttctcttttggttGTCGAAAAATTGAAATGTCGAACCGATAAGTAATGATCGAATgagattaatttttagaaaGGTTTGACAGCAAAGCTATGCCTTCTACGGGACCAAGACCAAAAGAGAGAACCTCTGTTTGGCTCTTTCCCTTAAATTTCCTGGAAGGGCAACATCTAAATTGGGAACTTGCAAGTGATTATCCCTCCATGCTCTCTCATACCCACAAGGCCAGAGCCAAAGCTTTTTGGCGGAAACAAGGCAAAGACAATGGACGACTGCTGCAATCTAGATGGTCttgtttgaatttgatgagATGCATGAATGAACGTCACACTGGTTGTCAGCTTTTCATGAGTATGCACTATAAAGGATAAGAGATAATTCCCGTGCAAAACACAATGAGTCCGAGACCCATGCCTATCTAACCGCCCCGAAAAGAGTCAAGAGATCCTTCTGAGGGGATGACTCTGGCGTCTCCGCACAATGCGtattcaaaagacaaaaaaaactttaacaaaaaaaaaaatgattagctGATCAGAACAGAGCAAGCAGTCCTGTTTCTCAAAGATGCTTCTCTTGAACTCTCCTCCAGATTTTGTCACGTTGTGCGGCAATATGGCTTATAAGAAGCAGAATTAGGACTCCGCCTCAATCTCCCTCCTCACTTCATCTTCATCAAGCCGCTAAAAGGAACGATTCCATGGGAGCATCGAGAAAGGACAAAGGTGTTCTGAAGTTGGTGCACCCAGGCAGATTCGTGGAGACGCTCACAGAGCCAGTCACAGCGGCGGAGGTCATGCGGAAGAATCCCAGGCACAGCGTCACTCGGCCCGATGTGTTTTATTTCCCTTGGGTCGTGGTCAAGCCCGAGTCCCTCCTGACTCCAGGAGAGGTGTTCTTCATCGTTCCTAACCGGACGATCCATCAGCTATTGAAAGGCGAAAGCAGCCGTTACTGTGGGCCTTTCTTGGAACAAAGAGATCATCCCTGTGACCACGACCATCAGCAATTTGAGCTAGCTTCTCCTATCAAGGAATATGCTGGGATGACGCCTAAGCACCGAAACCAAGAAAGTTCACCCAAGAGACTGTTTCAGACCCTGTATCGTAGAAAGTCGTATCATGACGAGGATTTGAAAATGGAATCCTCAAGTAGGTTTATGACAGAGTCTAGGACCGAGGGAATTCCCCAGTATGAAGATGACCAACAAGAATCTAAAAGACCATCTCCAGAAGATTCCACAGTCCAAAAGAAAAGTTTCCCCAAAAGACGAGTTCAGACCATGCATCGTAGAAAGTCGTACCATGACGAGGACTTGAAAACGGAATCCCACAGTTGGTATAGGACAGAGCCTAGGACCGAGGCAATTCCCCAGTCTGCATCTCCAGGAGATTCCACATTCGAAAAGACATGCTTCAAAGCCATAGATTTTTACTTGGGAAGCAGGAATATGAGCAAAGAATTGCTAGAAAAAGATGCCGCAGTTGAATCAATCTGTCAGAAAAACAGTACCGCGTTGAAATCGTGTATTAGGAAAGCGGATGGTGCTCGTAAATCACTTAACCTTAAAGTGGGATTTGTCTTGCCAAACAGAGACCAGAAAGCGGATGCTTCAGTTTCTTGAGCAGAATCCACTAGGTCATTTAGTGGATTAGAACACCAACCTCACGTGGGCAATTTGTTCCCCGCTCAGCCGCGGTTGAGATTCTTCCCATTTCCTCGTGATGGGCAGGGCTCTCTTGAATACACTGTTTTCTAGTCTTGGTTTGTTTTATTCAGTTTCCTTCTTGTGAATTTGTCCAACGCTTGGAAATATGATGCCGGATTGTATTCGTACAAATAATTCCATTTGGACATTGATGTTATCACATACGATAACACCTTGCCCTCAGCGATTTCATGTATGTAAACTTACTGCATCATGTATTATTCTTCACATGAAGGTCAATCTGATTCATATTATTTACCATCAAAGTATATTTATTTAGCGGTGTTCACATTCAAGAACAACTCTATCTACTCGGAATTACCAGCAATTCCACAATGTGCCCTGTCCCCAGCAAGAACAGTAAAAGAAGTTTTCAGATTTTCATCTTATCAATGGTTCTCCTTAGTTGCATAGTCCATGCTAGTAAATAATACCGAGGTTCCAAATGAAAGACGGAAATGGTATCATCTGGCCGGCTGGGCCAAACAGGAAGGAACAGCAAGGGCtataaatggaaaagaaaaaatcttgaGCTAAGACGAAATGAGTTACAAGAAACCAAAAGAAGGATAGAGATCGAGTAATTGATTGGTTTGTGGAAGATTTCGATTATGGAGCAGTCTTTGTTGAGTGCACCAGTGACGTCTGAAACAAAATCAGACGTATGTAGTGAAGATAAGACATTGATAACGCCCAGTCGACCATCACTCATGGCTCAATCTTTCGACAAAAGATGGTTTTAACTAGGCTTATGTACAGGCTCAATTTTGGGTTTCCTCTTGGAAATTGTGTATCCCATCATTCTAAGAAAACACTGAATTGCATTCTATGATGAATTCAAACAAAGAGGTGGAGCTGTATTCAATCAAAGCCACCTTCTTCAATACCTTTACAATGAAAAAATGTCATTCACTCAAGCTTGGCACATAGCACTTCTGTCTATACAATGTGCTAAGAAgaaatggcaaaaagaaaaaggaacaggTCACCAAAAAGCAGACTTGGCATGTCACTCTCAAAAACGACGGGCCCAATTTAACTTAGTCTGTGCTTGCACAGGTTCTCTCGATCACCTTCGAGTCTGTTCTGTGAGAGTGCCTCGAGGGAGAGCTCGATCCTCTGGAAGAACTGTGTCCAAAGAGGCTCAACTTGCCTATTTTCTTTGAGAACGAACTCATGAACTTCCGGGAATTGGATTTTGCCATGTCCCTCTTCATGCAAACATGCTCCTTTTCCAGATCATTGAGTCTCATCCTCAAACGGGCCAGCTCAAGTTTCAGTTCCCGATTCTCGCGCCTCAGCGAGGCGTAGTTGTCTCGAGGAGACATGGCAGCACTGAGCGCTCCGCTGCTGATCCGCCATGACTGGTGGTGCATCGGCTTGGGGTCTTCATCGTTGTAGGAGCAGCATAAAGAATTCCTTAGCCTTATTTGCTCAAAGTAGAGGACCTGGACTATAGATTGCAGAGGAAGACGCTCGTTCTGTGCAGCATGAGCCCCCGCTTCTTGCGAGAGCTTCTGGAAGTCGATCAGTTTGCAGAGCTTTTTCCTGTCTGTTTCCGACAAAGACTGATGAGCCTGAAAAAATTGAGTTGTCACAAAGATATCATCAGGTATTCTAAATTATTATCGAACTATGAACACATCGGACATCACTATACTTGTCCAAGCTAATGTtgccaaatatttttattctatctgTTATCTGTTCTCCATACAAGGTCATTGTTCTCTTGGGATCATGATTCTCATAAGGTGACTAAACGAAATTAATTCATTTGTCGAATTGATATTCATGCTAGAAGTACTGAGGTTGTTTCGTGATTAGTTTTGAGGAGTGAGTACAAAGCATTCTTTATATGAACTTATGCTCGTGAATGCACTAAAATATCATGAGGTAAAAGATCAAAATGCATACTTTGAGATAGATGTCCACAGCTCGGTATAAACCATCATGGACAGTACGTGCATGTGCTGGTAAAGACTCGGCAATGACCAAGAACTTGTTGAGCTTGAGGTTTGCGTCGGGAGCAATTTCTGCTAGGTAGTTATCCACTAGTTTTGCGACCTTAAACAGAGCGCTCTGAGAGGGAGAACGAGGACCTTCTGATTCAAACACCGAGGCGTCATCCTccaattcatcttcttcactGTCATCTTGCTGTGAGAAGTTCACCAAGATCCTATGAACTGTGTCCACATCAAATAAAGTATCGCCAGCATGCCGAAACAATGGGATCAGAAGGTCGTCAAGAGTGGCAACATCTAACTGGGACCCGATCCTGCGCTCCAGATCAAGCCTGCAAGCGACACTGCAATCGAGCATCACAGCGCTCCGTAAAAGCCCGAAGAGGAAACTTAAAGGCACAGCTTGTTTCTCAACGGGCAAGAGGCTTATAATAGTCTCAACCACGATTTTCTCGTGCTCCATCGTGTTGGATACTAACAAATCGGCCTTCTGCTGGTTAGATAAATTCCATAAGCTGGATTTTCTCGTCAACTCCTTTTGAGCATAGTTCATGAGCGATGCACCGATGCTTTCAGGACGGACCCCACGACACTTCATCGCCATTATGACACGTTGATACAAATCCACCCGGAGATTGGAGATGTCATCTATCCACCAATCGCCCTCACATTTTACTTGCTTGCTCATGTGAAGCCTCCCAGAGCTACTGTATTCTAGCCGTGAAAAGCTCGAAGCTATTTGCTCAGCGCATGCCTTTGAGGCTATAGCATCCACGCAACGACTCACTATTTTGAGCTCGTCGGCTAGAGGAAGCAAGTTTTCACATTGCTGCAACACTTCGACGCTCATCTCAAGATTCTTGCAGATGATTGTCTCGAGATACTCTTCGGCCCTTGAGCCAAGGTTGTCTTTGGAATATTCCTCGTTCATTTCAAGGTAGTCAGAGACACAACAAAGCTGTGCCACATTCAATGGGGTGATCTCGAAGTTGATCCCATAGCAGAACTTCGCGGCTAACTCGAAAGAATCAGCGCCTCCTGGTAGGTTTAGAAGCTCTATTCTTGAGATGTCCGAGTCTCTGTGCTCGGCAACTAACTTTCGGATTTTTCCACAGCGGGAAACGAGAGGGAACTGAATAGAAACCCAACGAGTTAGGCGTCATTGAAATCGTGAGAGATGAAACTGCAGAAACTTGTGGACCTAAAGTACGATAGCATAAGGAATGTCACTGATGACAAAACGAGTAAAAGTTTCCGAAAGATCTGTAAAATCTGACCTTGTGCAGAGCAAATGTTCCCCCTCCAACGTCCAGCGTGATATCGCTGGGAACATCTCGGAAAATCCTACAGAAGAAACAGTCAAACACTGAGAAAACTTAGGAGTAATGGCACAAAATTGAAACCTAAGGTGACTGTTTCTATACCATTGAGGAAATCATTCAAACGGTACCCATCTGTGTCTTCCAATTGTCACTGGCAGATAAGACAGTGGTTTTTATTGTGATGGTATCCGTACAATGTTTTTGTACTGGACACTACCAATTGTAGTTTCAGTCAGAGGATCACAACTGAGGCACAAAATGAAGCTAAGTAGCAAAAGATCCTTCGACAGAGAACTGTATCTCCGACAGTAAGGAGGGGAACTCATTCAAAATCCTATGGGGTAAATAGATCTTCGGAATTTTAGTGCGAATTAAGAATTCctcgagaaaaagaaaaaggcccaGCAAGCTCTCTGCTATTGCATCAGCGAGCCCTGACATGGTGGAAACTTGTAGAACTAAACCCACTTAAAATACACAGACGCTTACTCTGACCATAAACACAAGTATGAGAGGAAGAACTCTCAGTGCATGCTCTCATGGCACAGCAATAACATGAACCGCCACAAGTTTTCTACTCAACAATCAACACTACACCAAAATTACAAAAGCTTCCAGCAtcaaggaggaggaagaaatgaacccaaaaagaaaaggcgagaggagaagaagaagaagtgaaggTACCATTCACTGTATCTTTGCCTCGAAGACTTGGCTAGCGACATCTgattctgctgctgctgctgctgcttgtCACCGCGGTC
The sequence above is drawn from the Eucalyptus grandis isolate ANBG69807.140 chromosome 11, ASM1654582v1, whole genome shotgun sequence genome and encodes:
- the LOC104425731 gene encoding BTB/POZ domain-containing protein At5g48800, giving the protein MDRGDKQQQQQQNQMSLAKSSRQRYSEWIFRDVPSDITLDVGGGTFALHKFPLVSRCGKIRKLVAEHRDSDISRIELLNLPGGADSFELAAKFCYGINFEITPLNVAQLCCVSDYLEMNEEYSKDNLGSRAEEYLETIICKNLEMSVEVLQQCENLLPLADELKIVSRCVDAIASKACAEQIASSFSRLEYSSSGRLHMSKQVKCEGDWWIDDISNLRVDLYQRVIMAMKCRGVRPESIGASLMNYAQKELTRKSSLWNLSNQQKADLLVSNTMEHEKIVVETIISLLPVEKQAVPLSFLFGLLRSAVMLDCSVACRLDLERRIGSQLDVATLDDLLIPLFRHAGDTLFDVDTVHRILVNFSQQDDSEEDELEDDASVFESEGPRSPSQSALFKVAKLVDNYLAEIAPDANLKLNKFLVIAESLPAHARTVHDGLYRAVDIYLKAHQSLSETDRKKLCKLIDFQKLSQEAGAHAAQNERLPLQSIVQVLYFEQIRLRNSLCCSYNDEDPKPMHHQSWRISSGALSAAMSPRDNYASLRRENRELKLELARLRMRLNDLEKEHVCMKRDMAKSNSRKFMSSFSKKIGKLSLFGHSSSRGSSSPSRHSHRTDSKVIERTCASTD